CGCGCAACCTGCCCGCGGTGCAGGAACTGCAGCAGAAGCTGATCGACATCCAGGGCAAGGCCGTGGTGCCGCTGGACGACCTCAAGGGCATCAACAAGCGGATGAACGAGGGCGAAAAGGCCTCGCGCGACGCGAAGAAGGAAATGATCGAGGCCAACCTGCGCCTGGTCATCTCCATCGCCAAGAAGTACACCAACCGCGGCCTGCAGTTCCTGGACCTGATCCAGGAAGGCAACATCGGTCTGATGAAGGCGGTGGACAAGTTCGAGTACCGTCGCGGCTACAAGTTCTCGACCTACGCGACGTGGTGGATCCGTCAGGCCATCACCCGCTCGATCGCGGACCAGGCCCGCACCATCCGCATCCCGGTTCACATGATCGAGACGATCAACAAGATGAACCGGATCTCGCGTCAGCATCTGCAGGAGTTCGGCTTCGAGCCGGACGCGCCGACGCTGGCCGAGAAGATGGAGATGCCCGAGGACAAGATCCGCAAGATCATGAAGATCGCCAAGGAGCCGATCTCCATGGAAACGCCGATCGGGGACGACGACGACAGCCACCTGGGCGACTTCATCGAGGACACCAACAACACCGCGCCGATCGAGGCCGCCATGCAGGCCGGCCTGCGTGAAGTGGTAAAGGACATCCTCGACAGCCTGACCCCGCGCGAAGCCAAGGTGCTGCGCATGCGCTTCGGCATCGAGATGAGCACGGACCACACGCTGGAGGAAGTCGGCAAGCAGTTCGACGTCACCCGCGAACGGATCCGCCAGATCGAAGCCAAGGCGATCCGCAAGCTGAAGCATCCGTCGCGCTCCGACAAGCTGCGCACCTACCTGGACAACCTCTGATCCAGACCGCCAACCCGAGGCCCGGCGATGGGCATCGGGTTTGCCAGAAACCGGCCACCCGTCTTCGGACGCTGGCCGGTTTTTCTTTGGCGCGGCGGTGACCCGGACCTCTCCCTCAAGCGCCCCCGCCGGCACCCACCGCCGGGGGTGCGTACGACATTCGCCCGCCCGTTGGGGGGAGGTGTCGTACAGGGGCCGACAGGCCCCCGAGGCGAGGGCTAATCACCACGTGACGCCCGGGATGCGGCGGCTACACTGAGACTTCCATCACATCTTGTCCCCTGTCAGGCCGATGACCCAGATCCGTGAGCGCACCGTCCTGTTTGCCGACTTGCGCGGCAGCACGGCGCTGTTCGAGACGCTGGGGAACGCGGAAGCCTCGGGGCTGGTGACGCAGACGGTGGCCCTCACCGGCCAGGCGGTCGAAGAGAACCGCGGCAACATCATCAAGACGCTGGGCGACGGCCTGATGGCCGCCTTCGACAATCCGCGCGACGGCATCAAGGCCGCGATGCGGATGCAGGAGCTGCTGCTGAAGTCCTCGGCGCGCAGCGAGCGTCTGCGCCACACCCATCTGCAGATCGCGCTGGCGCGCGGCGAGGTCGTCGAGATCCACGGCGACTGCTTCGGCGATGCGGTCAACGTCGCGGCGCGGCTGCTCGACCATGCGGGCGACGGGGAGACCGTCGTGACCGCCGAGGTCGTGCAGGGGCTGACCGGCGCGCAGAAGGCGCGCTTCCGCAGCCTCGACCACATCAGCGTGCGCGGCCGCGCCGAGCCCGTCCACATCTACGTGCTTGACCAGGGCACCGGCGACCCGGGCGCGACGCAGTTCGGCGAGATCGCCCGCAGCGTCGCACCGGAAGGCATCCGGCTGGTCTGGCAAGACCTGGACCGCGTGTTCGACATCGAACAGATGCCGGTCGTGCTCGGACGCAGCACGCAGGCCACCTACTGCATCACCGACGTGCGGGTCAGCAGATCGCATGCGCGCATCGACTGGCAGGGCAGCAGCTTCAGCCTGACCGACCTCAGCTACAACGGCACCTTCGTGCGCTTCGGCGCCGGCGGCCAGACGCTGAGCCTGCGTCGCGGCTCCTGCACGCTGCACGGCGCGGGCGCCATCGGCCTGGGCGGTGCGGCCTCGGAGTCGCAGGCGCCGACCGTGCGCTTCGAAATCCTGCATCTGGCCGAGGCGGCCTCGCCCGCCCTGCTGCGTCGCGGGCTCTGAGCCCTCCCCCTCCCTCCTCTTTCGCGGCCCCTGGGCCCAATGCCGGATGAGCTTCCGCCCTGAACCCGACCATGTGCACGGGCGCGCGCCGACGATCGGCGTGCTGCTGGTCAACCTCGGCACGCCCGACGCACCGACGCCCGAGGCCACGCGCCGCTACCTGGCGCAGTTCCTGTCCGATCCCCGCGTCATCGAGATCCCCAAGGCCGCCTGGTGGCCGATCCTGCACGGCGTGATCCTGCGCACGCGTCCCGCGAAGTCGGCGAAGAAGTACGCCAGCATCTGGACCAAGGACGGCTCGCCGCTGATGGTCTGGACGACGAAGCAGGCCAAGCTGCTGCAGGGCCAGCTCGGCGAGCAGGGCCATCGCGTCAAGGTGCTGCACGCGATGCGCTACGGCAATCCGTCGATCGCGTCGCAGCTCGACGTGCTGCGCGCCGAGGGCGCCACCCGCGTGCTGGTGCTGCCGGCGTATCCGCAGTATTCGGGCGCGACGACCGCGAGCGTCGTCGACGACGTGGCGCGGTGGTCGCTGGAACACCGGCATGTGCCGGAGTTCCGCTTCGTCAACCGGTACCACGACGACAAACGCTACATCGCCGCGCTCGCCGAGAGCGTGCGCGCCCACTGGAAGACCGAAGGCCGCGGCGAGCTGCTGGTGATGAGCTTCCACGGCATGCCCGCGCGCACGCTGGCGCTGGGCGACCCGTACCACTGCGAATGCCTGAAGACCGGCCGGCTGCTGGCCGAGGCGCTGGGCCTGTCCGACGCGCAGTACAAGGTGACCTTCCAGAGCCGCTTCGGCAAGGCGCGCTGGCTGGAGCCCTACACCGAGCCCACGCTGCGCGAGCTGGCCGGACGCGGGCTGAAGTCGGTCGACCTGATCTGCCCGGGCTTCTCGTCCGACTGCATCGAGACGCTGGAAGAGATCGACATGGAAGCGCGCGAGGCCTTCCTGCACAGCGGCGGGCAGCGCTTCAGCTACATCCCCTGCCTGAACGACCGCCCCGGCCACATCCGCGCACTGGCGGCGATCGCCGAGCAGCACCTGCAAGGCTGGCCGACGACCGCCGTGCCCGACGAGGCACAGGCCGCCGCCCTCGCCCGTCAGCGCGACGCGGCACTCACTGCCGGCGCGACGCGCTGATCCACGCGGTGCCGCGCGCACCATGACAAAGGGCCCCTCAACGGGGCCCTTGTCGTTCGTCGCTGCGCGAGGGCTCGATCAGCCGATCGCCGCCGCGTGCTCACGCGCCTTGCGCGCGCTCATCCACTTCATCACCCGCGGCAGCAGCAGCACGATCACCACGATCGCCAGCAGCGAGGCCGACAGCGGACGCTGCAGGAACACGCTCCAGCTCCCGCCGCCGATGGCGACGCCGTTGCGCAGGTGCGCCTCGGCGAGCGGGCCCAGGATCATGCCGACGACGACCGGCGCGGTCGGGAAGTCGAAACGCCGCATCACCACGCCCAGCAGGCCGATGGCCAGCATCACGTAGAGGTCGAAGGCGCTCTGGCGCATGCCGTAGACGCCGACCGTGGCGAAGATCAGGATGCCGGCGTACAGCGGCGCGCGCGGGATGCGCAGCAGCTTCACCCACAGCCCCACCATCGGCAGGTTCAGCACCAGCAGCATCACGTTGCCGATGTACAGCGACGCGATCAGCGCCCACACCAGCGTCGACGAGGTCTCGAACAGCTGCGGGCCCGCCTGGATGCCGTAGTTCTGCAGCGCCGACAGCAGGATGGCCGCGGTGACCGAGGTCGGGATGCCCAGCGTCAGCAGCGGCACCAGCGTGCCGGTCACGGCCGCGTTGTT
This genomic stretch from Mitsuaria sp. 7 harbors:
- a CDS encoding adenylate/guanylate cyclase domain-containing protein; the protein is MTQIRERTVLFADLRGSTALFETLGNAEASGLVTQTVALTGQAVEENRGNIIKTLGDGLMAAFDNPRDGIKAAMRMQELLLKSSARSERLRHTHLQIALARGEVVEIHGDCFGDAVNVAARLLDHAGDGETVVTAEVVQGLTGAQKARFRSLDHISVRGRAEPVHIYVLDQGTGDPGATQFGEIARSVAPEGIRLVWQDLDRVFDIEQMPVVLGRSTQATYCITDVRVSRSHARIDWQGSSFSLTDLSYNGTFVRFGAGGQTLSLRRGSCTLHGAGAIGLGGAASESQAPTVRFEILHLAEAASPALLRRGL
- the hemH gene encoding ferrochelatase, encoding MSFRPEPDHVHGRAPTIGVLLVNLGTPDAPTPEATRRYLAQFLSDPRVIEIPKAAWWPILHGVILRTRPAKSAKKYASIWTKDGSPLMVWTTKQAKLLQGQLGEQGHRVKVLHAMRYGNPSIASQLDVLRAEGATRVLVLPAYPQYSGATTASVVDDVARWSLEHRHVPEFRFVNRYHDDKRYIAALAESVRAHWKTEGRGELLVMSFHGMPARTLALGDPYHCECLKTGRLLAEALGLSDAQYKVTFQSRFGKARWLEPYTEPTLRELAGRGLKSVDLICPGFSSDCIETLEEIDMEAREAFLHSGGQRFSYIPCLNDRPGHIRALAAIAEQHLQGWPTTAVPDEAQAAALARQRDAALTAGATR